One segment of Candidatus Nitrospira nitrificans DNA contains the following:
- a CDS encoding HsdM family class I SAM-dependent methyltransferase, translating into MNKAKIVHQDPALRQAAGQDFYNTSKFTLRDLKARASQQQLKADFGAYLDGFSPNVQDILEKFEFRNQIPRLSKSDALGTLINKFLSPDINLSPNPVKNPDGSVKHPGLDNHAMGTIFEELVRRFNEENNEEAGEHWTPRDAVKLMAKLIFLPIADQIKSGTYLLYDGACGTGGMLTVAEETLQQLAAEHNKKVAAHLYGQEINAETYAIAKADFLLKGEGEAADNIVGGPEYSTLANDAFPSREFDFMLSNPPYGKSWKSDLERLGGKEGIKDSRFVIQHAGEAEYSLITRSSDGQMLFLANMLSKMKHKTKLGSRIAEVHNGSSLFTGDAGQGESNIRRWIIENDWLEGIVALPLNMFYNTGIATYIWVLANRKSAHRKGKVQLIDATQWFKPLRKNLGKKNCELSEDDITRICDTFIDFKETEQSKIFPNETFGYWKVTIERPLRLRVDLDAQSLSAFRTICEEEEEAPLSNLAERVAGQLGPGPHLNFNEFVKTVEADAEKHNIKLTGARKKLLKDQLAKRDETAAEVIRKIHKPGKNKPDPLRGLFETTIDGKLCVTEYEPDTDLRDTEQIPLLEDGGIEAFIRREVLPHVPDAWYDAESVKTGYEISFTRYFYKPQPLRLLEEIRADIMALEKEMEGLLGEIIGDTRR; encoded by the coding sequence GTGAATAAGGCCAAGATCGTTCATCAAGATCCGGCGTTGCGGCAGGCAGCCGGTCAGGATTTTTATAACACGTCCAAGTTTACTCTTCGTGATCTCAAGGCCCGTGCAAGTCAGCAACAGCTCAAAGCTGATTTCGGGGCCTACCTGGATGGTTTTTCTCCCAACGTCCAAGACATCCTGGAAAAATTTGAATTTCGAAACCAAATTCCACGCCTCTCAAAGTCCGATGCCCTCGGCACGCTGATCAACAAGTTCCTCTCGCCGGACATCAACCTCAGTCCCAATCCCGTCAAGAACCCTGATGGATCGGTGAAACATCCGGGCCTTGATAATCATGCGATGGGGACGATCTTCGAAGAGCTAGTCCGGCGATTTAATGAAGAGAACAATGAAGAAGCCGGCGAACACTGGACCCCGCGCGACGCCGTGAAACTGATGGCAAAGCTCATCTTTCTGCCGATTGCTGATCAAATTAAGTCTGGGACGTATCTGCTCTACGACGGCGCTTGCGGAACAGGCGGCATGCTTACGGTGGCGGAAGAAACGCTTCAACAACTGGCCGCTGAACATAACAAGAAGGTCGCAGCGCACCTGTATGGGCAAGAGATTAACGCCGAGACGTATGCTATCGCAAAAGCTGACTTTCTGTTGAAGGGTGAAGGCGAGGCGGCAGACAACATCGTCGGTGGACCGGAATACTCTACGCTGGCGAATGACGCTTTTCCTTCACGTGAATTCGACTTCATGCTGTCGAATCCACCGTATGGGAAGAGCTGGAAAAGCGATCTCGAACGTCTGGGAGGGAAGGAAGGGATTAAAGACTCGCGTTTCGTGATCCAGCATGCAGGAGAAGCCGAGTATTCGCTAATCACCAGATCCAGCGACGGCCAAATGCTTTTCCTCGCCAACATGCTGTCGAAGATGAAGCACAAGACCAAGCTCGGGAGCCGAATCGCCGAGGTGCACAATGGCTCATCGCTCTTCACCGGAGACGCCGGCCAGGGGGAGAGCAACATTCGCCGCTGGATCATCGAGAACGATTGGCTCGAAGGCATCGTTGCCCTGCCCCTCAACATGTTCTACAACACAGGCATTGCCACCTATATTTGGGTGCTCGCCAATCGAAAGTCGGCTCATCGCAAAGGCAAGGTTCAGCTGATCGATGCCACACAGTGGTTTAAGCCGCTTCGCAAGAACCTTGGTAAAAAGAATTGTGAGCTGTCGGAAGACGATATTACGCGCATCTGCGACACCTTCATCGACTTCAAGGAAACCGAGCAGTCCAAAATCTTCCCCAACGAAACCTTCGGCTATTGGAAGGTCACGATCGAACGGCCGCTCCGCTTGCGCGTCGATTTGGACGCACAGAGCCTCTCTGCATTCCGAACGATATGCGAGGAGGAAGAAGAAGCGCCTCTGTCTAACCTTGCGGAGAGAGTTGCCGGTCAACTCGGTCCAGGCCCCCACCTCAATTTCAACGAGTTCGTGAAGACAGTCGAGGCCGATGCTGAGAAGCACAACATCAAGCTGACTGGTGCTCGTAAGAAACTGTTAAAGGACCAATTGGCTAAGCGAGATGAGACCGCAGCCGAGGTCATCCGCAAGATCCACAAGCCAGGCAAAAACAAACCAGACCCACTTCGCGGCCTGTTCGAGACCACTATCGATGGCAAATTGTGTGTGACCGAATACGAGCCCGATACCGATCTTCGTGATACGGAGCAAATCCCGCTCTTAGAGGACGGCGGCATCGAAGCTTTTATCCGACGAGAAGTCCTCCCCCATGTGCCGGACGCCTGGTACGACGCGGAGAGCGTCAAGACCGGCTATGAGATCAGCTTCACGCGGTACTTTTACAAACCACAGCCGCTGCGGTTACTCGAAGAAATTCGAGCCGACATCATGGCATTGGAGAAGGAGATGGAGGGGCTGCTCGGTGAGATCATCGGGGATACCAGGCGATGA
- a CDS encoding aspartate kinase, whose protein sequence is MALIVQKYGGTSVGTIERIHRVADRVAHAQREGNRIVVVLSAMSGETDRLIKLAHEVTSSPDEREMDMLLSTGERVTIALLAMELRGRGVNARSFTGRQVGIITDSAHTKARIARVTADRIREALDQGVVPVVAGFQGINERSDVTTLGRGGSDLSAVALAAALKADRCVIFTDVDGVYTADPNIVPAARRIEKIAYEEMLEMASLGAKVLQTRSVEFAAKFNVPVEVNSSFKEGKGTLVTKEDTDMEAAAIAGVTGDRNQAKITVIGVPDKPGIAARIFGPVADAHINVDMIIQNISQAALTDLSFTVPRADLKKAVPLIQAVAKDIDARSISVTEAIAKVSLIGVGMRSHSGVAAKMFEVLSREGINIMMISTSEIKISCVIDEKYLELAMRSLHSAFDLDQAQS, encoded by the coding sequence GTGGCGCTGATCGTTCAAAAATACGGCGGAACCTCGGTCGGCACGATCGAGCGAATCCATCGCGTCGCCGACCGTGTGGCTCACGCGCAGCGGGAGGGAAATCGGATCGTCGTCGTCCTCTCGGCCATGAGCGGCGAAACAGATCGGCTGATCAAGCTGGCGCATGAGGTGACGTCTTCTCCCGATGAACGAGAAATGGATATGCTGCTCTCGACGGGTGAACGAGTCACTATCGCCCTGCTCGCGATGGAGTTGCGAGGGCGAGGGGTGAATGCCCGATCCTTTACCGGCCGGCAGGTCGGCATCATCACGGACAGCGCCCATACCAAAGCGAGAATCGCGCGTGTGACGGCGGATCGTATCCGCGAGGCCCTGGACCAAGGAGTCGTTCCCGTTGTGGCCGGGTTCCAGGGGATCAATGAGCGGTCGGACGTGACCACGCTCGGACGAGGAGGGTCGGATCTCTCGGCTGTGGCACTGGCGGCGGCCTTGAAGGCCGATCGCTGTGTCATCTTCACGGACGTCGACGGAGTGTATACGGCGGATCCCAACATCGTGCCGGCGGCGAGGCGGATCGAGAAGATCGCGTATGAAGAAATGCTCGAAATGGCCAGTCTCGGCGCGAAAGTGCTTCAGACCAGATCGGTGGAATTCGCGGCCAAGTTCAATGTCCCCGTCGAAGTGAATTCCAGCTTCAAAGAAGGAAAGGGAACGCTCGTGACGAAAGAAGATACGGACATGGAAGCGGCGGCCATCGCCGGTGTGACCGGGGACCGCAATCAAGCCAAGATTACGGTCATCGGAGTGCCGGACAAGCCGGGGATCGCCGCCAGGATTTTCGGACCCGTCGCAGATGCGCACATCAATGTCGACATGATCATTCAGAATATCAGCCAAGCGGCCTTGACGGACCTCTCCTTTACCGTGCCTCGCGCCGATCTCAAGAAGGCCGTGCCGCTCATTCAAGCGGTGGCAAAGGACATCGACGCCAGGTCTATCTCAGTGACTGAAGCCATCGCCAAAGTCTCGCTCATCGGCGTGGGCATGCGGTCGCACTCGGGCGTGGCGGCCAAGATGTTCGAGGTGCTGTCCCGCGAAGGCATCAATATCATGATGATCAGCACATCCGAGATAAAAATCTCTTGCGTCATCGATGAGAAATATCTTGAACTGGCCATGCGCTCTCTCCACTCGGCGTTCGATCTGGACCAAGCGCAGTCCTGA
- a CDS encoding type I restriction-modification system subunit M N-terminal domain-containing protein: MSNGDLNWIANFIWGIADDVLRDLYVRGKYRDVILPMTVLRRLDAVLEPTKQAVLDMKSS; encoded by the coding sequence ATGAGCAATGGCGATCTGAACTGGATTGCGAACTTCATATGGGGGATCGCTGACGATGTGCTGCGCGATCTCTATGTGCGTGGTAAATATCGCGACGTTATCCTGCCGATGACGGTCCTTCGTCGGTTAGACGCCGTATTGGAGCCGACCAAGCAGGCAGTACTCGATATGAAGTCCTCGTGA